From the Candidatus Krumholzibacteriota bacterium genome, one window contains:
- a CDS encoding SagB/ThcOx family dehydrogenase, with translation MRTKFILIPFLIFACLTEVSAREGKTIKLLKPEIDGGRPLMRVLQERRSMRAFSDKELPVQELSNLLWAAFGVNRPESGKRTAPSAVNWQEIDVYVSRADGLYLYNAKKHTLELVMDKDIRAETGGQDFVKDAPVNLIFVADYSRMSDMSEERKDFYSAADTGFISQNVYLYCASEGLATVVRGMVDRKALGEKMRLERDQRVVFAQSVGYPEK, from the coding sequence ATGCGTACGAAATTTATTTTAATACCGTTTCTGATTTTTGCTTGCCTGACAGAAGTTTCCGCGCGGGAAGGCAAAACTATTAAGCTCTTAAAACCTGAAATTGACGGCGGCAGGCCGCTCATGAGGGTGCTCCAGGAGAGAAGGTCAATGAGGGCGTTCAGCGATAAAGAGCTTCCCGTGCAGGAGCTTTCAAATCTGCTATGGGCCGCTTTCGGAGTAAATCGCCCTGAGTCGGGAAAGCGTACCGCTCCGTCTGCCGTGAACTGGCAGGAGATTGATGTTTATGTATCGAGGGCTGACGGTCTTTACCTCTACAACGCGAAGAAGCATACACTAGAGCTTGTTATGGATAAAGATATAAGGGCTGAGACCGGCGGGCAGGATTTTGTAAAAGATGCGCCCGTGAATCTTATATTTGTAGCTGACTATTCAAGGATGAGCGATATGAGCGAGGAGAGGAAAGATTTTTATTCAGCCGCGGACACCGGGTTTATCAGTCAGAATGTTTATCTTTACTGCGCTTCTGAAGGGTTGGCTACAGTTGTCCGGGGTATGGTTGACAGAAAGGCGCTGGGCGAGAAGATGCGGCTTGAGCGGGATCAGAGAGTTGTCTTCGCGCAATCCGTGGGTTACCCTGAAAAGTAG